From one Macellibacteroides fermentans genomic stretch:
- a CDS encoding UDP-glucuronic acid decarboxylase family protein gives MKQILVTGGAGFIGSHLCARLLKEGNYVICLDNFFTGSVKNILHLQQNPFFEFVRHDITTPFSAEVEEIYNLACPASPVYYQEDPIQTVKTSVMGAINMLGLAKRKKAKILQASTSEVYGDPFVHPQTESYWGNVNPIGPRSCYDEGKRCAETLFMDYHRQNDVRIKIIRIFNTYGPYMSANDGRVVSNFIVQALQGNDITIYGDGTQTRSFQYVDDLIEGMVRMMPTDDDFTGPVNIGNPGEFSMLELAQKVIEMTGTKSKIVFRPLPGDDPKQRKPDITLAKEKLGGWEPKVNLEEGLKETIKYFKTIL, from the coding sequence ATGAAGCAAATACTGGTAACCGGGGGAGCCGGTTTTATTGGGTCGCACTTGTGTGCCCGCTTATTGAAGGAAGGCAATTACGTGATCTGTCTGGATAATTTCTTTACCGGATCTGTAAAAAACATACTCCATCTTCAGCAGAATCCTTTTTTCGAATTTGTACGTCATGATATAACCACTCCCTTTTCGGCCGAGGTTGAAGAGATTTACAACCTGGCTTGTCCGGCTTCTCCTGTGTATTATCAGGAAGACCCCATTCAGACAGTTAAGACTTCTGTTATGGGAGCTATTAATATGCTTGGACTGGCAAAACGAAAAAAAGCCAAAATATTACAGGCGTCAACTAGCGAAGTATACGGAGATCCGTTTGTGCATCCGCAGACCGAAAGTTATTGGGGTAATGTAAATCCGATTGGTCCCCGTTCCTGTTACGACGAAGGAAAGCGATGTGCCGAAACCCTTTTCATGGATTACCATCGGCAGAATGATGTCCGTATAAAGATAATCCGGATATTTAATACCTATGGCCCGTATATGAGCGCCAATGATGGGCGTGTTGTATCTAATTTTATAGTTCAGGCATTGCAAGGCAACGACATTACAATTTATGGCGATGGCACGCAGACCCGTAGTTTTCAGTATGTAGACGACCTGATTGAAGGGATGGTACGTATGATGCCAACGGACGATGATTTTACGGGTCCGGTTAATATCGGAAATCCGGGAGAATTCTCTATGCTTGAGTTGGCCCAAAAGGTGATTGAGATGACTGGTACTAAATCTAAAATTGTTTTCAGGCCTTTACCGGGTGACGATCCCAAACAACGTAAACCGGATATTACTCTTGCTAAAGAAAAACTGGGAGGGTGGGAGCCTAAAGTTAATCTGGAAGAGGGACTAAAAGAAACTATAAAGTACTTCAAAACAATTTTGTAG
- a CDS encoding septal ring lytic transglycosylase RlpA family protein: MANLMRFLSLSILVWFSLDGLHAQEEGLASYYHKRFHGKVSSSGRIHDAEELVAAHRTHPFGTFLRVTNLSNLKSVIVCVTDRGPRRKSRIIDVSYSAAELLGFISKGIERVRVEVVPGIPDLRYLDLIYPKMPYLDAAKFRSAIPYRMDY, translated from the coding sequence ATGGCTAATCTAATGCGATTTCTTTCTTTATCAATTCTTGTCTGGTTTAGTCTGGATGGTTTACACGCACAAGAAGAGGGGCTTGCATCCTATTATCACAAACGGTTTCATGGAAAAGTTTCGTCCAGCGGACGGATTCATGATGCAGAGGAGTTAGTTGCAGCTCATCGTACCCATCCTTTCGGAACCTTTCTTCGCGTTACAAATTTAAGCAATCTCAAAAGTGTTATTGTATGTGTTACAGATCGCGGACCGCGACGAAAAAGCCGAATTATCGATGTTTCCTATAGTGCTGCCGAATTGCTGGGCTTTATAAGTAAAGGAATTGAAAGGGTTAGGGTAGAGGTTGTTCCGGGTATACCAGATTTGAGATACCTGGATTTGATATATCCTAAAATGCCTTACTTAGATGCAGCTAAGTTCAGATCGGCTATTCCTTATCGTATGGATTATTAA
- a CDS encoding LemA family protein, with the protein MFKNKTLWIIIAVVLVLFFWVRGVYNSMVTQDESVKTAWSQVENQYQRRLDLIPNLVNTVKGYASHERATLEGVINARANATKTTIDPTNLNEETMKQFQAAQGELSSALSRLMVVVERYPDLKANQNFMELQAQLEGTENRISVERKRFNEVAQNYNTNIRSFPTNILAGMFGFQPKAYFAAESGAEKAPTVEF; encoded by the coding sequence ATGTTTAAGAACAAGACCCTTTGGATTATTATTGCCGTTGTTTTAGTGCTTTTCTTTTGGGTGAGAGGAGTCTATAACTCAATGGTCACTCAGGATGAAAGTGTAAAAACAGCCTGGAGCCAGGTAGAAAATCAGTATCAGCGAAGATTAGATCTGATTCCGAATCTGGTAAATACAGTAAAAGGATATGCATCACACGAACGGGCCACACTTGAGGGCGTAATAAACGCACGTGCAAATGCAACGAAAACAACCATCGACCCTACCAACCTTAATGAAGAAACTATGAAACAGTTTCAGGCTGCTCAAGGCGAACTTAGCAGTGCTTTATCCCGGTTAATGGTTGTGGTTGAACGTTATCCCGATTTGAAGGCTAACCAGAATTTTATGGAATTGCAAGCACAGCTGGAAGGTACAGAAAACAGAATTTCGGTAGAACGTAAGCGCTTCAATGAAGTTGCACAAAATTACAATACCAATATCCGTAGTTTTCCTACTAATATTCTGGCCGGTATGTTTGGATTTCAGCCTAAAGCTTACTTCGCAGCCGAATCCGGTGCAGAAAAAGCTCCAACCGTTGAATTTTAA
- a CDS encoding TPM domain-containing protein, with amino-acid sequence MLLNKIKFTSRRVAGLLVLFLAISSFYSSVQAASYTVETVPNAHLSDRSNRVSNPDGIILPEDVATINQMLQLVEDSLSIEVAVVAIESIGDNDARMFATDLFKHWGIGKKGEDNGLLILLVTDPAQRAVVFETGYGIEGILPDAICYRLQQNYMIPDLKAGNFSQGMAKGVAAVGEYLLSGDYQRSTDYQPEGQSDDIGVLIGTIFLFMIMIVGMSYFMKRRPRLCPRCGKKTLVYQGTRTVQAATYQSSGLAEEIYVCKNCSHTDKRDVILSRLTRSKGPIIGGGIGGFGGGIGGGFSGGGGSWGGGSSGGGGSISRF; translated from the coding sequence ATGCTTTTAAATAAGATTAAATTCACAAGCAGACGGGTTGCCGGTCTGCTTGTGTTATTTTTGGCAATCAGTAGCTTTTATTCGTCAGTACAGGCTGCTTCATACACCGTCGAGACAGTCCCCAATGCTCATTTAAGCGACCGGAGCAACAGGGTTAGCAATCCGGATGGTATCATATTACCGGAGGATGTTGCCACTATCAACCAAATGCTTCAGCTTGTAGAGGATTCGCTGTCCATCGAAGTTGCTGTGGTAGCCATTGAGTCGATTGGAGATAATGATGCCCGCATGTTTGCAACGGATTTATTTAAACATTGGGGTATTGGGAAAAAAGGAGAAGACAACGGACTACTTATATTGCTTGTAACAGACCCGGCACAACGTGCTGTCGTATTTGAGACTGGCTATGGCATTGAAGGAATTTTGCCTGACGCTATTTGCTACCGGTTACAACAAAACTATATGATCCCAGATCTGAAAGCTGGAAATTTTAGTCAGGGTATGGCTAAAGGTGTTGCCGCAGTGGGAGAATATTTACTGTCGGGTGACTATCAGCGATCAACAGATTATCAACCGGAAGGTCAATCTGATGATATAGGCGTTTTGATCGGCACAATCTTTCTCTTTATGATTATGATTGTAGGAATGTCATACTTTATGAAAAGAAGGCCTCGCCTCTGTCCTAGATGCGGGAAGAAGACTCTTGTTTATCAGGGTACACGTACTGTACAGGCGGCTACTTACCAATCATCCGGACTTGCAGAAGAAATCTACGTCTGCAAAAACTGTAGTCACACTGATAAAAGAGACGTGATTCTAAGTCGGCTAACCCGCTCCAAAGGTCCGATTATCGGAGGAGGTATCGGTGGATTCGGCGGGGGTATCGGTGGTGGATTTAGCGGAGGCGGAGGTTCCTGGGGAGGAGGAAGCTCTGGTGGTGGTGGATCTATCAGCCGTTTCTAA
- a CDS encoding NADH-quinone oxidoreductase subunit NuoE family protein: MCLSASTIESLKTICGKFDNDPKELINILHAVQELVGYLPKEVQEIVAEQLRIPLSKVYGVVTFYSFFTMAPKGKYPISVCLGTACYVRGAEKVLDEFKNLLKIKVGETTADGLFSLDCLRCVGACGFSPVVLVGKKVYVRMTPEKVRDVLNDFYSL; this comes from the coding sequence ATCTGTTTGTCGGCTTCCACTATCGAATCCCTGAAAACAATTTGCGGAAAGTTCGATAATGATCCCAAAGAGCTGATCAATATTTTACATGCCGTACAGGAACTTGTTGGCTATCTTCCTAAAGAGGTGCAGGAGATTGTTGCAGAACAACTCAGAATACCTCTATCCAAGGTGTACGGAGTTGTTACTTTCTATTCCTTCTTTACTATGGCTCCCAAAGGGAAATATCCCATATCAGTGTGTTTAGGAACAGCCTGCTATGTAAGAGGAGCAGAAAAGGTGTTGGATGAATTTAAAAATCTGCTTAAGATTAAGGTTGGAGAAACAACGGCAGATGGATTATTCTCGCTGGATTGCCTCAGATGCGTAGGCGCCTGCGGTTTTTCGCCGGTTGTGCTTGTGGGCAAAAAGGTTTATGTAAGGATGACTCCCGAGAAAGTAAGGGATGTCTTGAATGATTTTTATAGTCTTTGA
- a CDS encoding NADH-ubiquinone oxidoreductase-F iron-sulfur binding region domain-containing protein: MLIEKLQSAIRKEGLEEQIQVILTGCFGFCAQGPIVKVVPDNTFYVQVKPEDADELIHTHFVKKMYLERLLSLDADRNQVIRNPEQMSFYKPQMRIALRNCGMINPESIDEYIARNGYAALAKVLTQSTPEEVIQEIIESGLRGRGGGGFPTGLKWQITRKAVKSPKYVVCNADEGDPGAFMDRSILEGDPHSVIEAMAINGYCTGAAKGLVYIRAEYPMAVEGLRIAISQATEYGLLGKNIMGTDFSFDIDIKYGAGAFVCGEETALIHSMEGKRGEATVKPPFPSEEGYLGFPTNVNNVETFANIPTIILKGADWYNKIGTEKSKGTKVFALAGKINNVGLIEVPMGITLREIIYGIGGGIKNGKKFKAIQTGGPSGGCLTEKHLDLPIEYDTLQAAGSMMGSGGMIVMDEDDCMVAMAQFYLGFTVEESCGKCSPCRIGNKRLFEILNKITSGKGTEEDLRKLRDLGQVIKDTSLCGLGQTSPNPVLSTLDNFYDEYVAHVTEQRCPAHQCRDLTVYYINPKKCTGCTLCAHVCPVHAIAGERKATHIIDPNICIRCGSCLEKCRFGAIYVY, from the coding sequence ATGCTTATAGAAAAATTACAGTCGGCTATACGGAAAGAAGGTCTGGAAGAGCAGATTCAGGTAATTTTGACTGGCTGCTTCGGATTTTGCGCACAAGGGCCGATTGTTAAAGTAGTACCGGACAATACCTTTTATGTGCAGGTAAAGCCGGAAGATGCCGATGAGTTGATTCATACGCACTTCGTTAAAAAGATGTATCTTGAGAGGCTTTTATCCTTAGATGCCGATAGAAATCAGGTAATCCGTAATCCGGAGCAGATGAGTTTCTACAAACCCCAGATGCGGATTGCTTTAAGAAATTGCGGAATGATAAATCCTGAATCAATAGATGAATACATTGCCAGAAATGGATATGCAGCATTAGCCAAGGTTCTTACCCAATCTACTCCCGAGGAGGTTATTCAAGAGATTATTGAAAGCGGACTAAGGGGACGGGGAGGGGGTGGATTTCCTACCGGATTAAAATGGCAGATTACCAGAAAAGCGGTTAAATCGCCAAAATATGTGGTTTGCAATGCCGATGAAGGTGATCCCGGAGCATTTATGGACCGGTCGATTTTAGAAGGTGATCCTCATTCGGTAATTGAAGCAATGGCAATAAACGGTTATTGTACTGGTGCAGCCAAGGGGTTGGTTTACATCAGAGCCGAATATCCGATGGCGGTTGAAGGGCTCCGTATTGCCATCAGTCAGGCTACCGAATATGGGTTGCTAGGGAAGAATATAATGGGGACCGATTTTTCGTTTGATATTGACATTAAGTATGGAGCCGGAGCTTTTGTATGCGGTGAAGAAACTGCCCTGATTCACAGTATGGAAGGAAAAAGGGGGGAGGCAACTGTTAAACCTCCCTTTCCAAGTGAAGAGGGGTACCTCGGATTTCCTACCAATGTTAATAATGTAGAGACTTTTGCCAACATTCCTACCATAATTCTGAAAGGTGCGGATTGGTATAACAAAATAGGTACGGAGAAAAGTAAGGGTACCAAGGTATTTGCGCTGGCAGGTAAAATAAACAACGTGGGACTTATAGAAGTTCCTATGGGAATTACCTTGCGTGAGATTATCTATGGAATAGGGGGCGGAATTAAAAATGGGAAAAAATTTAAAGCCATTCAGACAGGCGGACCTTCCGGGGGATGCCTTACTGAAAAGCATCTTGATTTGCCCATAGAATATGATACGCTGCAGGCTGCCGGCTCGATGATGGGGTCCGGAGGGATGATCGTTATGGACGAGGATGATTGTATGGTAGCCATGGCTCAATTTTATTTGGGATTTACCGTTGAAGAGTCCTGTGGTAAATGTTCACCATGCAGAATTGGCAATAAACGTTTGTTTGAAATCCTCAATAAAATTACATCGGGCAAAGGAACTGAAGAGGATCTACGAAAATTACGGGACCTCGGACAAGTAATTAAAGATACTTCACTTTGCGGTTTGGGGCAGACTTCTCCTAATCCGGTATTATCTACTCTCGATAATTTTTACGACGAATATGTTGCGCATGTAACAGAACAGCGTTGTCCGGCTCATCAATGTCGTGATCTTACGGTGTATTACATCAATCCTAAAAAGTGTACCGGATGCACTTTATGTGCCCACGTCTGTCCTGTTCATGCCATTGCTGGCGAACGGAAGGCTACGCATATTATCGATCCGAATATATGTATCCGTTGCGGAAGTTGTCTTGAGAAATGTCGTTTTGGTGCAATATATGTTTACTAG
- a CDS encoding serine O-acetyltransferase, with protein MNRSQILEEIQKNVTKLSTSNLPEYKYIPLHQKPSPSVDELKKIMHLLKKIIFPGFFGTEQEAKEHSMEYYMGVHLEQLYDLLQEQIFHGLCFEVEGCSDSKERSSNIAVEFINHIPHIKYLLSTDIKAILDGDPAAKSLSEIIFCYPAIQAILHQRVAHCLLNLGVPVIPRIITEIAHSNTGIDIHPGAKIGEYFSIDHGTGVVIGKTAVIGNHVRLYQGVTLGAKNFILDNEGLPLDVPRHPILEDWVTVYSNASILGRITIGEGSVIGGNIWLTHSVPPHSKVLQSGAME; from the coding sequence ATGAACAGAAGTCAGATTTTGGAGGAAATTCAAAAAAACGTAACGAAATTATCTACCTCCAACTTGCCGGAGTATAAATATATTCCACTGCATCAAAAGCCATCGCCTTCGGTAGATGAGCTTAAAAAGATAATGCATTTATTGAAAAAGATAATTTTCCCCGGTTTCTTTGGTACTGAACAAGAGGCTAAAGAACATTCGATGGAATATTATATGGGTGTTCATTTGGAACAACTTTACGATTTATTGCAAGAGCAAATCTTTCATGGGTTATGCTTTGAAGTTGAAGGGTGTTCAGATTCAAAAGAACGTTCTTCCAATATTGCCGTAGAGTTTATTAATCATATTCCACATATTAAATATTTATTGTCGACAGATATTAAAGCGATATTAGATGGAGATCCTGCAGCAAAAAGTCTGAGCGAGATAATATTTTGCTATCCGGCCATACAGGCTATACTTCATCAACGGGTAGCCCATTGCCTTTTAAATCTTGGGGTGCCTGTAATACCTCGTATTATCACAGAAATAGCCCATTCCAATACGGGTATAGATATACATCCGGGAGCCAAAATAGGAGAGTATTTCAGTATTGATCATGGTACGGGAGTTGTTATCGGTAAAACTGCGGTTATCGGCAACCATGTCCGTTTGTATCAGGGGGTTACACTTGGGGCTAAGAATTTTATCCTTGATAACGAGGGCCTGCCTTTGGATGTGCCCAGACATCCCATTTTGGAAGACTGGGTTACAGTCTATTCAAATGCCTCCATCCTTGGCAGAATAACTATTGGAGAAGGCTCTGTTATTGGTGGTAACATCTGGTTGACACACAGTGTGCCTCCACATTCTAAAGTACTTCAAAGCGGTGCAATGGAATAA
- a CDS encoding Kelch repeat-containing protein produces the protein MDTTSKLYTRLFLSLLTGLFIFQSCLDDPSVPDEVFNARTPEVETSSVESYSATTITVSGAVLQANGAEVTEKGICWGTSSPVSAVNKVPAGNGLGSFTAEVKGLSANKTYYLRAYAINAKGTAYGEEKTVVTTSGMPTIALLKLLQVRTYDVDLESEVVNEGDSTAVRGFCFSESASVSIKDDTVHVGSGKGKFSTTIKNLQANTTYYARSFAVNSYGVQYSDSIQFTTLNALPTVKTSIFNDNKDGKVKVGGIVVDMGYSEITARGICWSFSNEPTIQDNVFNFTPGTGAFSGYLEKINGGKIYHIRAFATNSIGTSYGEEVIFPAPPVFTDMAPFTSYRPTGAAAFSSYGRAYLVGGDVGQSYSNVVWEFDPISNSWRDRNIFPLGGRKFVTAFSTDATAYLLGGLVNPGQPTTEFYKYKVSLNEWEILPPFPGTPRWSAKATVQSKGSVTYGYVIGGRTTNAILNEVWRYNINSGQWQQIENFPTSHYGGIVLSKNDTIFAGLGQTGESTSTKTLWISSGDMSTWKEETEIPNLAGTISSGVILNDLLYVIDSNNRIWEYNIKQKVWTSKSTLGGYKDEGHSMMLLNGSIYIGMSVFSTSMKKYDPIWDN, from the coding sequence ATGGATACAACTTCAAAACTATATACAAGATTGTTTCTGTCATTACTGACTGGATTATTTATTTTTCAATCGTGTTTGGATGATCCATCGGTACCAGATGAAGTATTCAATGCCAGAACTCCAGAGGTGGAAACCTCTTCGGTAGAGTCTTACTCTGCTACCACTATTACAGTTTCGGGAGCTGTTCTACAGGCAAATGGCGCAGAAGTCACAGAGAAAGGAATTTGCTGGGGTACATCTTCTCCGGTATCGGCTGTTAACAAGGTGCCTGCCGGAAATGGACTAGGTTCATTCACTGCGGAAGTAAAAGGTCTTTCTGCCAATAAAACATATTATCTTAGGGCTTATGCTATTAATGCTAAAGGTACGGCATACGGAGAAGAAAAAACTGTTGTAACCACTTCTGGAATGCCTACTATTGCTCTATTGAAACTTTTACAGGTAAGAACGTATGATGTTGATCTGGAATCGGAGGTCGTTAACGAGGGGGATTCAACTGCTGTACGTGGATTTTGTTTTTCGGAATCTGCATCTGTATCAATTAAAGATGATACAGTCCATGTAGGATCCGGAAAAGGCAAATTTTCTACAACGATCAAGAATCTACAGGCAAATACAACCTATTATGCACGATCGTTTGCTGTTAACAGTTATGGCGTACAATATAGTGACTCAATCCAATTTACAACTCTGAACGCTCTACCAACAGTTAAAACTTCGATTTTTAATGATAATAAAGATGGAAAGGTTAAAGTTGGGGGGATAGTAGTAGATATGGGTTATTCTGAGATTACAGCCCGGGGAATTTGTTGGTCCTTTAGCAATGAACCTACAATACAGGATAATGTATTCAACTTTACACCAGGTACAGGTGCTTTTTCTGGTTATTTAGAAAAAATCAATGGAGGAAAAATATATCATATTAGAGCATTTGCTACAAACAGTATAGGCACTTCATATGGAGAAGAAGTCATTTTTCCTGCTCCACCAGTATTTACTGATATGGCTCCTTTCACAAGTTATCGACCTACTGGAGCAGCTGCTTTCAGTTCGTACGGCCGGGCTTATTTAGTTGGGGGGGATGTAGGTCAATCATACAGCAATGTAGTTTGGGAATTTGATCCGATATCTAATTCATGGCGAGATAGAAATATTTTTCCTCTTGGAGGAAGAAAATTTGTGACAGCGTTTTCGACAGATGCAACAGCTTATTTATTAGGCGGATTAGTTAATCCAGGTCAGCCAACTACTGAATTTTATAAATATAAGGTTTCTCTTAATGAATGGGAAATATTGCCACCTTTTCCTGGAACACCCAGATGGAGTGCTAAAGCAACCGTCCAATCAAAGGGGTCTGTAACCTATGGCTATGTTATAGGAGGACGCACAACCAATGCTATTTTAAATGAGGTTTGGAGGTATAATATCAATAGTGGTCAATGGCAACAAATAGAGAATTTCCCCACTAGTCATTATGGAGGCATTGTTCTGAGTAAAAATGATACTATCTTTGCAGGGTTGGGACAAACAGGCGAGTCGACTTCCACCAAGACCTTATGGATTTCGTCCGGTGATATGAGTACATGGAAGGAAGAAACTGAAATTCCTAATCTTGCCGGGACTATAAGCAGTGGAGTAATACTGAATGATTTACTTTATGTAATTGACTCCAACAACAGAATTTGGGAGTATAATATAAAACAAAAAGTCTGGACGAGTAAAAGTACACTTGGAGGGTATAAAGATGAAGGCCATAGTATGATGTTGCTTAATGGTTCAATATATATAGGAATGAGTGTTTTTTCGACGTCTATGAAAAAATATGATCCCATTTGGGATAATTAA
- a CDS encoding serine/threonine protein kinase: MELPTGHYLQKGKYQLTETVGRGGFGITYKGVWFTEVKGSLGKVKTEVPICIKEYFFKDYCYRDEETFAVKVHSETGRALFEKFKEKLIKEAKILSDVHHPHIVNVLEVFEENDTAYIAMEYIQGYSLKYLLEKEGRLSENTVLFYTHQIAHALQFVHEKSILHLDIKPSNILIDKDDNARLIDFGVSKRYDLFQQETSTTMLTLSKGFASVEQYDDEGTQNFSPCPDIYSLGATMYNLLTGKIPTESILRAAKPLQKPSELNSSISERTEEAIMKAMAIVQADRFQSVNEMILALGPSPEREVREKTNGVNGTSQADDATELYTLTRRVDLEEPTHENTKTILQGNEEPVSNPDDDTILERGNVDELEGGPVKRRNYFKPILISLIIFVCVGTVLYFINLKSRNSDNIPEPIDDKKPLTVSEDNRKNTDTLVLNNAEEHKNNSSLLTVTPLDQTIKDNITSVNEPDVQPVPAKTPDTDYASLLDLGKKKLAKGDYQGARNDFNKAKELSLTEEILRLLITCDSMEEQSVISNRRSLYEEKMPFGNYMIVRNKSTGKYGAIDSKGIDRIPCVYLSVGKAEKGRAFEREDNLFDIYNSSCELVSKGVTYY, from the coding sequence ATGGAATTACCAACTGGGCATTATCTTCAAAAAGGGAAATATCAGCTAACTGAAACCGTTGGCCGAGGAGGCTTTGGTATAACATACAAAGGTGTATGGTTTACCGAGGTTAAGGGATCGTTGGGTAAAGTCAAGACGGAAGTTCCTATTTGTATCAAAGAATATTTTTTTAAAGATTACTGTTATCGGGATGAAGAAACCTTTGCTGTAAAGGTTCATTCGGAAACAGGAAGAGCTTTATTTGAAAAATTTAAAGAGAAGTTAATTAAAGAGGCGAAAATATTGTCGGATGTACATCATCCACATATCGTTAATGTGCTTGAAGTTTTTGAAGAGAACGATACAGCTTACATCGCCATGGAATATATTCAAGGGTATTCATTGAAGTACTTACTTGAAAAGGAGGGAAGACTTTCCGAAAATACGGTTCTTTTTTATACACACCAAATTGCTCATGCCCTTCAGTTTGTTCACGAGAAAAGTATACTCCACCTGGATATCAAGCCCAGTAATATATTAATCGACAAGGACGACAATGCCCGTTTAATCGATTTCGGAGTTAGTAAACGATATGATTTGTTTCAACAGGAAACGAGCACAACGATGCTTACTCTTTCCAAAGGATTTGCTTCTGTGGAGCAATATGACGATGAAGGAACTCAGAATTTCTCTCCCTGTCCGGACATATATTCGCTGGGTGCTACTATGTATAATCTGTTGACTGGTAAAATACCTACCGAATCAATTCTACGTGCCGCTAAGCCTTTGCAAAAACCATCTGAGCTTAATTCTTCAATTTCTGAAAGAACAGAAGAGGCTATTATGAAGGCGATGGCTATAGTTCAAGCCGACCGCTTTCAATCTGTTAATGAGATGATATTGGCATTGGGACCTTCCCCTGAAAGAGAGGTTAGAGAGAAGACTAATGGGGTGAATGGTACATCCCAGGCGGATGATGCTACGGAACTTTATACGCTAACCCGAAGGGTTGATCTGGAGGAACCGACTCATGAAAATACAAAGACTATTTTACAAGGCAATGAAGAGCCTGTCTCTAATCCGGATGACGATACAATACTTGAAAGAGGAAATGTAGATGAACTGGAGGGAGGACCTGTTAAACGTAGGAATTATTTTAAACCAATTTTAATCTCGTTGATTATTTTTGTTTGCGTTGGAACAGTTCTGTATTTTATAAATTTAAAATCAAGGAACTCCGATAACATTCCAGAGCCGATAGATGACAAAAAGCCTTTGACAGTTTCGGAGGATAATCGCAAGAATACGGATACATTGGTATTGAATAATGCGGAAGAACATAAAAACAATTCTTCCCTTTTAACTGTGACTCCTCTTGATCAGACAATAAAGGATAATATTACGTCTGTTAACGAACCCGATGTGCAACCTGTACCGGCTAAAACACCGGATACTGATTATGCCAGTCTACTTGATTTAGGAAAGAAGAAATTGGCTAAAGGTGATTATCAGGGCGCGAGGAATGATTTTAATAAGGCTAAAGAACTCTCATTAACAGAAGAAATTTTGCGTTTATTAATTACCTGTGATTCAATGGAAGAACAAAGTGTGATTTCTAATAGGAGATCTTTGTACGAAGAGAAAATGCCTTTTGGAAATTACATGATAGTTAGAAACAAATCAACTGGTAAATACGGAGCTATTGATTCAAAAGGGATCGATCGCATACCATGTGTATATCTAAGTGTTGGAAAGGCTGAAAAGGGTAGAGCTTTTGAACGTGAAGATAATCTTTTTGATATATATAATTCATCATGCGAACTGGTGAGTAAAGGCGTTACATACTATTAA
- a CDS encoding PP2C family protein-serine/threonine phosphatase, with protein MDIMMGQPFAVCERGGRLNNEDSVYPQPEVSSPKQRLFIVCDGVGGSEKGEIASALACESLQTYFSSFLQGNPTEEFINQAVKYTESRFDDFVSSNPSAKGMATTMALLYVGTNGMTLAHIGDSRIYQFRKGQILHETVDHSLVNSLVKLGRIKPEEVSSHPQKNVILKAISGTENPVQAEVTLITNVTPGDYFFMCSDGVMECFDDKALSGLFEKNVSSDLLKTEVLEACNNISRDNFSFFIIPVNNVQETVSIKHFILSFFYSFI; from the coding sequence ATGGATATAATGATGGGACAACCATTTGCTGTTTGTGAAAGAGGTGGCAGACTGAATAATGAAGATTCAGTATATCCTCAGCCGGAAGTATCGAGTCCTAAGCAGCGATTGTTTATTGTATGCGATGGCGTAGGTGGATCTGAAAAGGGCGAAATAGCAAGTGCGTTAGCTTGTGAATCGTTGCAGACATACTTCAGTTCCTTTTTGCAGGGAAATCCTACCGAAGAATTTATTAATCAGGCTGTAAAATATACTGAATCTCGTTTTGACGATTTTGTATCATCCAATCCTTCAGCTAAAGGGATGGCAACAACCATGGCCCTTCTTTATGTTGGAACCAATGGTATGACGCTTGCTCATATTGGGGATAGTAGGATTTATCAATTCAGAAAGGGGCAGATTTTACATGAAACCGTTGATCACTCTCTTGTCAATTCCCTGGTTAAACTCGGACGCATAAAACCGGAAGAGGTTAGCAGTCATCCACAAAAAAATGTGATATTAAAAGCGATAAGCGGAACAGAAAATCCGGTTCAGGCTGAAGTTACATTGATTACGAATGTAACTCCCGGTGATTATTTCTTTATGTGTTCTGATGGGGTTATGGAATGTTTTGATGACAAGGCTTTATCCGGTTTATTTGAAAAAAATGTTTCTTCAGATTTGCTTAAGACAGAAGTTCTTGAAGCGTGCAACAATATATCCAGAGATAACTTTTCATTTTTCATTATTCCAGTGAATAATGTTCAGGAAACCGTTTCTATCAAGCATTTTATACTCTCATTTTTTTATTCTTTCATATAA